From the genome of Nasonia vitripennis strain AsymCx chromosome 1, Nvit_psr_1.1, whole genome shotgun sequence, one region includes:
- the 140up gene encoding upstream of RpII140, translated as MFSKLTRNGKIYAFFPFLIPEDNPHDRVVVDKDKIFDPSKQTGWDRVKALFSKHQDTTFHPKLVSVVHTSIASFVIGGIIGGIKSSRTTFIQFIENNEATKFESQFHAKRLLSDKMFTSFGSGGLKLGIRVSFFCTSLMLSYVLISTYKNKDAIWYYSAGGAYAGAIYKFPLGPKGMISGGVFGGFFGTLYGAFHYLSLLALKWSEEQYQQSIYQKKVEREETINQVQKRLLMKQVREDFEQQMLRK; from the exons ATGTTCAGCAAATTAACGAGAAATGGAAAGATTTACGCTTTTTTCCCTTTCCTCATACCGGAGGATAATCCACACGACAGGGTCGTCGTCGACAAAGATAAAATATTCGACCCTAGCAAGCAGACTGGTTGGGACAGGGTTAAGGCGTTATTCTCGAAACA CCAGGATACCACATTTCATCCCAAGCTTGTAAGCGTTGTCCATACGAGCATAGCGAGTTTTGTAATAGGTGGTATTATTGGAGGTATAAAGTCGTCTAGGACTACCTTTATACAGTTCATCGAGAATAACgaagcaacaaaatttgagaGTCAGTTCCACGCAAAGAGACTGCTGTCCGACAAGATGTTTACGAGTTTTGGTAGTGGTGGACTGAAACTGGGTATAAGGGTGTCCTTTTTCTGCACGTCGCTCAT GTTGTCATACGTCTTGATTTCCACCTACAAGAACAAAGATGCAATTTGGTATTACTCAGCTGGCGGAGCATACGCCGGTGCTATATACAAATTTCCTCTTGGTCCTAAAGGAATGATTTCTGGTGGAGTTTTTGGTGGCTTCTTCGGAACTCTGTATGGTGCTTTTCATTATCTTTCATTACTCGCATTAAAATGGTCAGAGGAACAATATCAGCAATCTATTTACCAGAAAAAAGTCGAGCGAGAAGA AACCATCAATCAAGTACAGAAAAGGTTACTCATGAAACAAGTAAGGGAAGATTTTGAACAGCAGATGCTTCGTAAATAG
- the LOC107980461 gene encoding SET and MYND domain-containing protein DDB_G0273589-like: protein MEAFRRQNFNHEVAREVKQGNVLRKCSILSTNPRQRGNELYKSKKHDSKIHETILSLYSESIAFAPEGSEELALGYSNRSALLLHLHRPKNSLIDIARALKMTKSTDLRRKLFSRKANCLELIDKSTDPEDYDTSDELEIPAFTPSKEVPCAADCVKIVYNKQFGRHIIATRDIEPGEVITAETSYAAFPNGNQLYLNCSHCLCLAWNGIPCDSCAHFIFCSEECKKEAWNAYHDIECRIIPYIFLNITEKSNYASIMTSARIFITAAKKEGIKNMLEIAESIDKQDSCTSVWSNKGFNYETFSSCYNLITHENSFEHEQIYKCQANIILNLLYTYTDIINTLQKTDSDAKNSYDIVQIFSALEKILIKLLKIVAFNSYGYEIHHGTYHLKVKNQFLMPDSVKGIIVTLFSAFFNHSCYPNISRIFMPKRKMATITILPVKKGEQLSIDYGVSIVTEKQGRQAYLKHNYHFTCECEGCKNDLTARNLLKLVPDHNLNCSSKFLYEYYKIVSSSLKRHGELTMDAESIKTAIEICKLLRKNLKDHDALRYSYQYSCFLADAFVYHYQEKCKIPDKC from the exons ATGGAGGCCTTTAGAAGACAAAATTTTAACCATGAAGTTGCAAGAGAAGTCAAACAGGGaaatgttttgagaaaatgCTCAATATTGTCAACGAATCCGCGTCAAAGAGGAAATGAATtatacaaaagcaaaaaacaTGATAGTAAAATCCATGAAACAATATTGTCGCTTTATTCAGAAAGCATTGCTTTTGCTCCAGAGGGTTCTGAAGAGCTCGCCCTAGGATACAGCAACAGATCAGCTTTGTTGTTACATTTGCATCGtccaaaaaattcattaatcgATATTGCCAGAGCATTGAAAATGACCAAATCAACGGATTTGAGAAGAAAACTCTTTTCACGAAAAGCAAATTGTTTGGAACTCATAGATAAGTCTACTGATCCAGAAGACTATGATACTTCTGATGAATTGGAAATTCCAGCATTCACGCCATCTAAAGAAGTTCCATGTGCTGCTGACTGTGTAAAGATTGTTTACAATAAGCAGTTTGGTAGGCATATTATAGCAACTCGTGATATTGAGCCTGGTGAAGTGATTACTGCTGAAACCAGCTATGCTGCATTTCCTAATGGGAATCAATTGTATCTCAATTGCTCTCATTGTCTATGTTTAGCTTGGAATGGAATCCCTTGTGATTCTTGTGctcattttattttctgcagTGAGGAATGCAAAAAGGAAGCTTGGAACGCGTATCATGATATTGAATGCCGCATAATtccatatatttttttaaatataactgAGAAATCAAATTACGCTTCTATTATGACCTCAGCTAGAATATTTATAACAGCAGCCAAGAAAGAGGGGATAAAAAACATGTTGGAAATTGCTGAATCCATAGATAAGCAAG ATTCCTGCACAAGTGTTTGGTCAAACAAAGGGTTTAACTATGAAACATTTAGTAGTTGTTATAACTTAATAACCCATGAAAACTCATTCGAGCATGaacaaatttataaatgtCAAGCAAATATCATACTGAACTTGCTTTACACGTATACTGACATTATCAATACTCTTCAGAAAACTGATTCTGATGCTAAAAATTCATATGATATTGTACAGATTTTCTCAGCTCTGGAAAAAATActcattaaattattaaaaatcgtTGCATTCAACAGCTATGGA TATGAGATACATCACGGTACTTATCATCTTAAAGTTAAGAATCAATTTCTTATGCCTGATTCCGTCAAAGGAATAATAGTTACTCTATTCTCTGCGTTCTTCAACCACAGCTGTTATCCTAACATTAGTAGAATATTCATGCCAAAACGAAAAATGGCAACGATTACGATACTTCCTGTTAAAAAAGGCGAACAg TTGTCTATTGATTATGGAGTGTCAATAGTTACAGAAAAACAAGGGAGACAAGCATATTTAAAACATAACTATCACTTTACCTGTGAATGTGAAGGTTGCAAAAATGATTTGACTGCAAGAAATTTGCTTAAACTG GTACCAGATCATAATCTAAATTGTAGTTCTAAGtttttatatgaatattacaaaattgtCTCATCCAGCCTAAAACGACACGGGGAATTGACTATGGATGCAGAATCCATCAAAACAGCAATAGAAATCTGTAAACTTTTAAGAAAGAATTTAAAAGATCATGACGCTCTGCGATATTCTTATCAATACTCGTGCTTTTTAGCAGACGCGTTCGTCTATCATTACcaagaaaaatgcaaaataccTGATAAGTGTTGA
- the LOC100123226 gene encoding twinfilin isoform X2: protein MSHQTGIKANDALKKIFAKCRDGKIRVLKVSIENEELAPSTSSKPVGKWQNDYDKLIKPLIEENQPAYILYRLDTKSPDSGYDWLLISWSPDTAPVRQKMLYASTKATLKQEFGSASIKEELHGTVPEDISLDGYHRHKRNDAAPAPLTTAEEELAELKKTTVHTDYSVETRHQTLSGVAFPVTDEAKQAITDLGKGVHEYVQLKIDTEEEKIHLVMAGEVSLDKLPTKVPSDSARYHLYNFKHTHEGDYIEAIVFIYSMPGYSCTIRERMLYSSCKAPLLELIQSLGVTIAKKLEIDDGMELTEAFLQDELHPKVNLHRPKFAKPKGPPNRGGKRITKVQETEPSE from the exons ATGTCACACCAGACGGGAATCAAGG CCAACGATGCGCTCAAGAAGATCTTCGCCAAGTGCAGGGACGGCAAGATACGCGTTCTCAAGGTCTCCATCGAGAACG AGGAACTGGCCCCTTCCACCTCGTCGAAACCTGTTGGAAAATGGCAAAACGATTATGACAAGTTGATCAAGCCACTGATCGAGGAAAATCAGCCGGCCTACATTCTCTATCGCCTTGATACCAAGTCTCCTGATTCTGGCTACGACTGGCTACTTATATCCTGGTCTCCGGATACTGCTCCGGTCCGACAGAAGATGCTGTATGCCTCGACTAAAGCCACGCTTAAGCAAGAATTTGGATCAGCATCTATAAAAGAGGAACTCCATGGAACTGTACCTGAAGATATTAGCCTAGATGGATATCACAGACACAAAAGAAACGACGCAGCTCCAGCTCCCCTAACTACTGCCGAAGAAGAACTTGCTGAACTGAAGAAGACTACTGTTCATACTGACTATAGTGTTGAGACTAGACATCAGACTTTGAGTGGTGTTGCCTTTCCTGTAACGGACGAAGCTAAGCAGGCAATAACAGATTTGGGAAAAGGTGTTCATGAATACGTACAATTAAAGATTGATACAGAGGAGGAGAAAATACACTTAGTGATGGCGGGTGAGGTTTCCTTAGACAAATTACCAACAAAAGTACCTTCAGATTCTGCTAGATATCACTTGTACAACTTCAAGCATACCCATGAAGGAGATTATATAGAGGCTATAG TCTTCATATACAGTATGCCTGGCTACAGCTGTACTATAAGAGAAAGAATGTTGTATTCATCGTGTAAGGCTCCATTACTGGAGCTCATTCAATCCTTAGGAGTGACAATAGCAAAAAAG CTTGAAATAGATGATGGAATGGAACTGACGGAGGCTTTTCTACAAGATGAATTACATCCCAAAGTGAATTTGCACCGACCAAAGTTTGCCAAGCCGAAAGGTCCACCCAATAGAGGTGGAAAGCGCATTACAAAGGTTCAGGAAACTGAGCCCTCGGAATAA
- the LOC100123226 gene encoding twinfilin isoform X1: MSHQTGIKANDALKKIFAKCRDGKIRVLKVSIENEELAPSTSSKPVGKWQNDYDKLIKPLIEENQPAYILYRLDTKSPDSGYDWLLISWSPDTAPVRQKMLYASTKATLKQEFGSASIKEELHGTVPEDISLDGYHRHKRNDAAPAPLTTAEEELAELKKTTVHTDYSVETRHQTLSGVAFPVTDEAKQAITDLGKGVHEYVQLKIDTEEEKIHLVMAGEVSLDKLPTKVPSDSARYHLYNFKHTHEGDYIEAIVFIYSMPGYSCTIRERMLYSSCKAPLLELIQSLGVTIAKKLEVTSGEELADMLEDPPVIKGTGTSTPATPSTPCAPPNTIIQKKSKPKRSCVLS, translated from the exons ATGTCACACCAGACGGGAATCAAGG CCAACGATGCGCTCAAGAAGATCTTCGCCAAGTGCAGGGACGGCAAGATACGCGTTCTCAAGGTCTCCATCGAGAACG AGGAACTGGCCCCTTCCACCTCGTCGAAACCTGTTGGAAAATGGCAAAACGATTATGACAAGTTGATCAAGCCACTGATCGAGGAAAATCAGCCGGCCTACATTCTCTATCGCCTTGATACCAAGTCTCCTGATTCTGGCTACGACTGGCTACTTATATCCTGGTCTCCGGATACTGCTCCGGTCCGACAGAAGATGCTGTATGCCTCGACTAAAGCCACGCTTAAGCAAGAATTTGGATCAGCATCTATAAAAGAGGAACTCCATGGAACTGTACCTGAAGATATTAGCCTAGATGGATATCACAGACACAAAAGAAACGACGCAGCTCCAGCTCCCCTAACTACTGCCGAAGAAGAACTTGCTGAACTGAAGAAGACTACTGTTCATACTGACTATAGTGTTGAGACTAGACATCAGACTTTGAGTGGTGTTGCCTTTCCTGTAACGGACGAAGCTAAGCAGGCAATAACAGATTTGGGAAAAGGTGTTCATGAATACGTACAATTAAAGATTGATACAGAGGAGGAGAAAATACACTTAGTGATGGCGGGTGAGGTTTCCTTAGACAAATTACCAACAAAAGTACCTTCAGATTCTGCTAGATATCACTTGTACAACTTCAAGCATACCCATGAAGGAGATTATATAGAGGCTATAG TCTTCATATACAGTATGCCTGGCTACAGCTGTACTATAAGAGAAAGAATGTTGTATTCATCGTGTAAGGCTCCATTACTGGAGCTCATTCAATCCTTAGGAGTGACAATAGCAAAAAAG TTGGAAGTGACTAGCGGCGAAGAGTTAGCTGACATGTTGGAAGACCCGCCGGTGATAAAAGGGACGGGCACATCGACGCCGGCGACACCGTCGACTCCTTGTGCCCCGCCGAACACAATAATCCAAAAGAAATCGAAGCCGAAGCGATCCTGCGTTTTAAGTTAA